The following nucleotide sequence is from Nitrosopumilus adriaticus.
TTCTCAACAATTTTTGTAATTTTGAAACCGTAATTTTTCTATTTTTAGCTAAAATTTCGGCAAAACCGTCTTCATTGCTAAATATCATGTCTGAAATTAATGCTACATTGATTTTTCTATTTTTTTTAGATTCTTTAATGAACTCTAAAGCGTTTTTAGAAAATTGCAAGATTTTTCCTTTTCCTATTTGACTGTAAGCATGTTTTAAAAAAAGCACGCATTCTTTTGTACTTAGTTTTGTTACTAGAATATTTCCTCGCTGTTTCATAACAAACGTGTCAAACAAATTTCTTTCAGTTAATTTTTCAAAGAAATTCCTATCTCCTCTAAAATGTCCTGAATTGACAAAAGCTATGTCTGACTTTGTATGGTTTTTTAGACAATCTGAAATAAAGTTTCCAAAATTTGTCGTTCCTTTTCTTAAAGAAACCTCAGTAGCATCTAAAACTGTGTCTTTTGGAAAAATTTTGACAACATTGTTTGATGGTAACTTGTTTTCATTTTTTAATTTTTTATACCATGAGTCAATTTCTTTTCTTATCTTTTTTGATGGTGATATTTTTTGATAATGTTTTGAATTTAGAACCAATAATTTATTTTGCAAAAACCCTTTTGGTTCATTTGTGTTTTCTTTATCTGAAAAAATTATTTGAATTGTTCTTGCGTTTGATTGGCCTTTTACTAACATACATCTATCTAATTTAGAATTATAAGAAATTAGTTGATTATGATCATGCCCTCCTAAAATTATTGATTTTAATGGCCATTTTTTTTGTATAGTTTTCTTTAGCTCAATATCTTCTACATCCCCCATATGTGATAAAACTAACAATAATTTGATCTCTGGAAATTTTTCTTTTATTTCGTCAATGATTTTTAGGGATTGTTGGGCATTTTTCATTTTAAATCCATTTTCTACAGCTTTGTTTGCCGTCATTTTACCTACAATTCCAATTAGTGCAATCTTTGGTGATTTTTTAGGCCATACGTCATACTGTAAAATATTTCTTGTAATCTCTTTTGGTGCTGTTAAATTTGTAATAATGTAATTGAACTTGGATTCTTTTATTCTACTTTTTAAAATTTTCAAGCCTCCATCAAAATCATGATTTCCCAAGGTGCAGTAATCTAACTTGCATTCATTTAGAATGCTGATCATTTGCTT
It contains:
- a CDS encoding metallophosphoesterase, which produces MKNILKIIQDITKKRVIVHITDTYFLNESKNGKEIEIPGFARIYRILEILSKNKENEILFVHSGDFLFPSFLSNFFKGKQMISILNECKLDYCTLGNHDFDGGLKILKSRIKESKFNYIITNLTAPKEITRNILQYDVWPKKSPKIALIGIVGKMTANKAVENGFKMKNAQQSLKIIDEIKEKFPEIKLLLVLSHMGDVEDIELKKTIQKKWPLKSIILGGHDHNQLISYNSKLDRCMLVKGQSNARTIQIIFSDKENTNEPKGFLQNKLLVLNSKHYQKISPSKKIRKEIDSWYKKLKNENKLPSNNVVKIFPKDTVLDATEVSLRKGTTNFGNFISDCLKNHTKSDIAFVNSGHFRGDRNFFEKLTERNLFDTFVMKQRGNILVTKLSTKECVLFLKHAYSQIGKGKILQFSKNALEFIKESKKNRKINVALISDMIFSNEDGFAEILAKNRKITVSKLQKLLRKDIIKNENLIDIILTSASKTNYDPEIRFQVGENSSHYQ